One region of Pseudoalteromonas sp. R3 genomic DNA includes:
- a CDS encoding Hint domain-containing protein, protein MPEEQTWTDIEHPPMQMVYSCLAKGSMIMLANGKQLPIEQLQVGDLVLGASQFAPNSHMPLEIKDVSIGVEALPMIKITTDSGKELLLTESHPVVTQSGVSAWANKVQQGDRIHTTNGLELVTKIEQVKYEDNVYNLKLARTSEDPKHITGETFSMFANGLQVGDLAMQSDNEFEDEVETTQDVLNRIPEAWHKDYLNSIQ, encoded by the coding sequence ATGCCTGAAGAGCAAACCTGGACAGACATTGAGCATCCACCTATGCAGATGGTGTATAGCTGTCTCGCAAAAGGCTCGATGATCATGCTGGCCAATGGTAAGCAACTACCTATCGAGCAGTTACAGGTTGGCGACTTAGTACTTGGCGCAAGTCAGTTTGCTCCAAACTCACACATGCCACTTGAAATCAAAGACGTATCAATCGGTGTTGAAGCCTTGCCTATGATCAAGATCACCACAGATTCAGGTAAAGAGCTGCTACTTACTGAGTCGCACCCGGTTGTCACTCAATCGGGTGTCTCGGCTTGGGCCAATAAAGTTCAGCAAGGTGACCGTATTCACACCACCAATGGCCTGGAGCTGGTCACAAAGATTGAGCAAGTGAAATATGAGGACAATGTTTACAACCTCAAACTAGCTCGTACCTCTGAGGATCCAAAGCACATTACCGGTGAAACTTTCTCAATGTTTGCAAATGGCCTGCAGGTGGGCGATCTGGCAATGCAAAGTGACAATGAATTTGAGGATGAAGTGGAAACAACACAAGACGTCCTGAATCGAATTCCTGAAGCTTGGCATAAAGATTACCTAAACAGCATTCAATAA
- a CDS encoding M4 family metallopeptidase has protein sequence MSQNAIFSEFNGYPFIVKKENNNCILDNPYVVTYDAAVSETTPVSYVCQTNNENFVKREIDQTFDAYYSYSPANEAHFNAGLVMQYFHTQLKALYPQQSIDCDSNGYCIKPLSQKVNRNTIFGTNSASWDGEFVNYGSGNGGYEYFALTGMSIAAHEITHAITEWNSGLSREGVDSAINEGLSDISAIAILDYYQHTASGAYTQSQAFADQFTDQAGLYTKNRKWWYGWDVFPQDKAARFFELPSWDGRSIDHVKDFTTAKTGHDNGGVLRKAFYELVKTQGWTIQQAYRLFLRANTSGCVFSGMSLNEFGFCLVDQTAHIQVGNKSLNQIKADVSHSLAGVGISTGIGLSTLDADAWLNYNQASYDLSRITPDTIRSIDVNWGDGQSESWQRDSGTPIYPYLQRTKQVVEDTLIRFSVNVTTEDQNGNQATQSAYNHFYSRPAALRCEPFMNNAVLHTSTLSINNFTLSGLNAGYRAKLDTPWPVAKPREHTLSFAQDLSGKRVSVYFDSNRNGLMESNEAVLSSQTISGSSVKFTLDQQTNRGLGLLRVAITNNEFDYSLLDACGVADNAQVVDVMMDVDSDNLPLISDFEVQYLDGNRVKFTNTSQVNDAKNPQFYWQFGFDNRTSTARDPGIIDYPTDGGQFDVSLQIQYADQSETDTKQTRISLDPVNACPAKISNGANADVIYIDDMKLFNYSTLLANVPSAAGFNREGYSLNTLSGTDIKRRTYISVEIMTNLMPRSTAENLLQNGNRDVRFTIWLDANGKDGFESSESGLDNDPNYNYWIDNSQCTTVSGSEYCRISATKSLTLPNVSSWDWSKWFVLRSKLEERPANDYKSDACNRFNYGEIEDLKIRVTRY, from the coding sequence CTGAGCCAGAACGCTATTTTTTCTGAATTTAATGGCTACCCATTCATCGTCAAAAAAGAAAACAACAACTGTATTTTAGATAACCCATATGTGGTGACTTACGATGCAGCAGTCTCCGAAACGACACCGGTATCTTATGTCTGTCAGACGAATAACGAAAACTTTGTCAAACGCGAGATTGACCAGACATTTGACGCCTACTATAGCTACAGCCCGGCAAACGAAGCACACTTTAACGCCGGCCTGGTTATGCAATACTTCCATACACAATTAAAGGCGTTGTACCCGCAACAAAGTATTGACTGCGACAGCAACGGCTATTGTATTAAACCACTGTCCCAGAAAGTAAACAGAAACACTATTTTTGGCACTAACTCCGCTTCGTGGGATGGTGAGTTTGTTAACTATGGCTCGGGCAACGGCGGATATGAGTATTTTGCTCTGACTGGGATGAGCATTGCTGCACATGAAATTACCCATGCCATTACCGAGTGGAATTCTGGGCTGAGCAGAGAAGGCGTCGACAGTGCAATAAACGAAGGGCTATCCGATATCTCTGCGATTGCAATACTCGACTATTATCAACATACCGCATCGGGCGCTTACACACAGTCTCAGGCATTTGCCGACCAATTTACTGACCAAGCAGGGTTGTACACTAAGAATCGTAAGTGGTGGTATGGCTGGGATGTGTTCCCACAGGATAAAGCAGCACGTTTCTTTGAATTACCTTCCTGGGATGGTCGAAGCATAGATCACGTTAAAGATTTTACCACTGCTAAAACAGGCCATGATAATGGTGGTGTTTTAAGAAAAGCGTTTTACGAGCTTGTCAAAACACAGGGCTGGACCATCCAACAAGCCTATCGCTTATTTTTGCGCGCCAACACGTCTGGCTGCGTATTCTCTGGCATGTCTTTAAATGAATTTGGCTTCTGTCTGGTTGATCAAACCGCCCATATTCAAGTCGGCAACAAATCTCTGAACCAAATCAAGGCAGATGTATCACACAGCCTGGCTGGTGTCGGTATTTCTACTGGTATTGGACTGTCTACTTTGGACGCCGATGCATGGCTTAACTACAATCAGGCCAGCTATGATTTGAGTCGTATCACTCCAGATACCATTCGCAGCATCGACGTGAACTGGGGTGACGGCCAAAGTGAAAGCTGGCAACGTGACAGTGGCACACCCATCTACCCCTACTTGCAACGCACTAAACAGGTTGTTGAAGACACCCTGATCCGATTCTCTGTCAACGTAACCACCGAGGATCAAAATGGGAACCAGGCAACTCAGTCGGCTTACAACCATTTTTATAGCCGCCCTGCAGCATTGCGCTGTGAGCCGTTTATGAACAATGCTGTGTTACACACCAGTACTCTGTCTATTAATAACTTTACTTTGTCGGGACTCAACGCCGGATACAGAGCAAAACTAGATACGCCCTGGCCTGTCGCAAAACCGAGAGAGCACACTCTGAGCTTTGCTCAGGACCTCAGTGGAAAACGTGTTTCCGTGTACTTTGATAGCAACAGAAATGGACTGATGGAATCGAATGAAGCTGTGTTGTCAAGTCAAACCATCTCCGGGAGTAGCGTGAAGTTCACGCTTGATCAACAGACTAATCGTGGTCTTGGGCTGCTGCGCGTCGCCATTACTAACAATGAGTTTGACTATTCTCTGCTAGATGCATGTGGTGTTGCAGACAACGCTCAGGTTGTGGATGTAATGATGGATGTGGACTCAGACAACCTACCGCTGATCTCTGATTTTGAGGTGCAGTACCTGGATGGCAACCGGGTTAAATTCACTAACACTTCTCAGGTCAATGATGCTAAAAACCCACAATTCTATTGGCAATTCGGTTTTGATAATCGTACCAGCACTGCACGAGATCCCGGCATAATTGATTATCCAACCGACGGTGGTCAGTTTGATGTATCATTACAAATACAGTACGCCGACCAAAGTGAGACAGATACCAAACAAACCCGCATCTCACTGGATCCTGTAAACGCATGTCCAGCCAAGATCAGTAATGGCGCCAATGCCGATGTCATCTATATCGACGACATGAAGCTATTCAATTATTCAACATTACTTGCCAATGTCCCATCCGCAGCAGGGTTCAATCGTGAAGGGTACAGCCTGAACACTCTAAGCGGCACCGATATTAAGAGAAGAACCTATATCAGTGTTGAAATCATGACCAATCTGATGCCTCGCTCTACTGCCGAAAACTTGCTACAAAATGGTAATCGTGATGTGCGCTTCACCATTTGGCTGGATGCAAATGGTAAAGATGGTTTCGAGTCTTCTGAATCCGGGTTAGACAACGATCCAAACTACAACTACTGGATAGACAATAGCCAGTGCACCACAGTTTCCGGTTCAGAATATTGCCGGATCAGCGCCACAAAATCATTGACACTGCCCAATGTCAGCAGCTGGGATTGGTCGAAATGGTTTGTATTGCGCTCTAAATTAGAAGAGCGTCCGGCCAATGACTATAAGTCAGATGCTTGTAACAGATTTAATTACGGTGAAATTGAAGATCTCAAAATCAGAGTCACCCGATATTAA
- a CDS encoding arylesterase, with protein sequence MMRFFLQLVVLIFGTLFISKANANDTKIMIIGDSLSAGYGLKQAPSWVNLLQNKYETEQKAITLVNTSVSGQTTDNALLTIDKQLESHQPSHVLIELGANDGLRGFPPKLIRKHLRELVDKSQASGAKVALMQIHIPPNYGKRYSTLFADSYPQVAEQTGAYLMDYFMLPIAADRSLMQNDNLHPNEKAQPLIRDFMYERITQWLAITAP encoded by the coding sequence ATGATGCGATTTTTCCTACAACTGGTGGTATTGATCTTCGGCACACTTTTCATATCAAAAGCGAACGCCAACGATACCAAAATTATGATCATTGGTGATAGCTTAAGCGCCGGTTATGGTCTCAAACAAGCACCGTCCTGGGTTAATTTGTTACAAAATAAATACGAGACGGAGCAAAAAGCGATCACTCTGGTCAATACCAGTGTCTCAGGACAAACCACAGATAATGCGCTACTGACAATCGATAAACAACTTGAAAGCCATCAGCCCAGCCACGTACTCATCGAGCTGGGTGCAAACGATGGTCTGCGCGGGTTTCCACCTAAACTGATCCGCAAACATTTACGCGAGCTGGTCGATAAAAGTCAGGCAAGTGGTGCTAAAGTCGCTTTAATGCAAATCCATATCCCACCCAACTATGGTAAGCGCTACAGCACACTGTTTGCAGACAGCTACCCTCAGGTAGCAGAACAAACTGGCGCCTATTTAATGGACTACTTTATGCTGCCCATTGCTGCAGATCGCAGTTTGATGCAAAACGATAACCTGCACCCCAACGAAAAAGCTCAACCTCTCATTCGGGATTTCATGTATGAGCGTATCACGCAATGGCTTGCAATCACTGCACCCTAA
- a CDS encoding ABC transporter ATP-binding protein, whose amino-acid sequence MSVLSQLNIIQVKELGKTVSTFEGDLTILSDINFSVKSGESVAVVGTSGSGKSTLLSLLAGLDIASKGEVYLDGEALHQLNEEQRARLRAEKVGFVFQSFMLVQSLTALENVMLPAELAGEKNAKEQAQALLEKVGLAHRVGHYPSQLSGGEQQRVAIARAFIGTPKILFADEPSANLDSKNGQLIESLLFDLNKQHGTTLILVTHDEDLAKQCDRIIHIEGGQLAKIRDGEGVAAHVG is encoded by the coding sequence ATGTCAGTGCTTTCTCAGTTAAATATTATTCAGGTTAAGGAGTTGGGTAAAACCGTCAGTACCTTTGAAGGTGACCTCACTATCCTTAGCGATATCAATTTTTCTGTCAAGTCAGGGGAGTCAGTGGCAGTGGTTGGCACATCAGGCTCGGGGAAATCAACGTTACTCAGTTTGCTGGCTGGTTTGGATATTGCCAGTAAGGGAGAAGTCTACCTCGATGGTGAAGCGCTTCACCAACTTAATGAAGAGCAACGCGCACGTCTGAGGGCTGAAAAGGTTGGCTTTGTATTTCAGTCATTTATGCTAGTGCAAAGCCTGACTGCACTGGAAAACGTGATGCTACCTGCTGAACTGGCAGGCGAAAAAAATGCCAAAGAGCAGGCTCAGGCGTTGTTGGAAAAAGTCGGACTGGCACATCGGGTTGGTCACTACCCTTCGCAATTGTCGGGGGGAGAGCAACAACGAGTCGCCATTGCGCGCGCCTTTATCGGAACACCAAAAATTCTTTTTGCCGATGAGCCATCTGCAAATTTGGACTCAAAAAATGGCCAGCTAATCGAAAGCCTGTTGTTTGATTTAAACAAGCAGCACGGCACAACCTTAATTCTGGTAACACACGATGAAGATCTGGCAAAACAGTGTGACCGCATTATTCATATTGAGGGCGGTCAGCTGGCAAAGATCCGTGATGGCGAGGGAGTAGCAGCACATGTGGGCTAA